The Papio anubis isolate 15944 chromosome 1, Panubis1.0, whole genome shotgun sequence genome window below encodes:
- the UBE2T gene encoding ubiquitin-conjugating enzyme E2 T isoform X2, producing MICELVEILGGANTPYEKGVFKLEVIIPERYPFEPPQIRFLTPIYHPNIDSAGRICLDVLKLPPKGAWRPSLNIATVLTSIQLLMSEPNPDDPLMADISSEFKYNKPVFLKNARQWTEKHARQKQKVDEEEMLDNIPEAGDSKVHNSTQKRKASQLVGVEKKFHPDI from the exons ATGATCTGCGAGCTCGTAG aaatattaggTGGAGCCAACACACCTTATGAGAAAGGTGTTTTTAAGCTAGAAGTTATCATTCCTGAGAG GTACCCATTTGAACCTCCTCAGATCCGATTTCTCACTCCAATTTATCATCCAAACATTGATTCTGCTGGAAGGATTTGTCTGGATGTTCTCAAATTGCCACCAAAA GGTGCTTGGAGACCATCCCTCAACATCGCAACTGTGTTGACCTCTATTCAGCTGCTCATGTCAGAACCCAACCCTGATGACCCACTCATGGCTGACATA TCCTcagaatttaaatataataagcCAGTCTTCCTCAAGAATGCCAGACAGTGGACAGAGAAGCATGCAAGACAGAAACAAAAG GTTGATGAGGAAGAGATGCTTGATAATATACCAGAGGCTGGCGACTCCAAAGTACACAACTCAACACAGAAAAGGAAGGCCAGTCAGCTAGTAGGCGTAGAAAAGAAATTTCATCCTGATATTTAG